GGACTATCCTTTTAACCTTGAggttaatgtatttaataaccttatttatttaatgaagaaGTGGAATCAtggattattttttataaccAACTATATGTAAAAAACGCACTTTTTATAGTTGAAGACAATTGCTTTTTTGgaagtcatttttaattaatgataatCGAAACGGGTGGatacattattttaagtgtATATACAGTGTATAGATTACTTTGTCTCTTTGAATAAATCTGGATTTCCACATACACATTGCTCTATGAAAGCTGTCCTCTTGTCCAATGAAAAAGTGTTCCCATACAGCTCATTTGGAGCCCTGCCCACTTAGATCTTTCTGGCCCGACCTCCTTTATACTTGTTTTCACTTTAACAAGGTAAAGCTACCCAAGAAACTTAGGAAGTGTCAGTCATGGACCTGTTGCAGCTTTACGAGTGGATCGATATCAAgagtattttgatattttcgtgtgtatttttattgctgTGTGATTATATAAGAAGTAAAGCGCCGAAGAACTTTCCTCCTGGACCATGGTCTTTACCGATTATAGGAGACCTTCATCATATCGACAGCAGAAGGATTCATCTTCAGTTCACAGAGGTGAATACAATTCCAGCTACTGCAAACAGCGTTAATCACGTCGTGAAATTACTGACGCGATAAACTACTACACCGAAAAGAAACTGCTTTACATGAGCGTAGTTAGCTATATCCACAACATAAACATGTTACAGCTAAAGTTGTAAAAACGAAAACATATAGTTAAAGATGTCAAAACGATATACGTTCTAGTCAGAACGTGTAACTCGGGTTGTGACGCAGTTGccgtaaatatttttttgcccCCAGAGCCTTAGGTTTTCCTTGTTTGTAATGCAATTTAGGGTCAGGGTATGTCAAGGGAACAGATAGGTTCCTGCCGTAACAATCCGCTAATGCAATAATATCCTGATCATGTAAAATGAATCAGCCTGATTAAAGTATACAGAATTATGTTAATTTCTAAATAGTAGATTATACATTTAACATGCAATCATTTCAGGAGCTCTGGTTCTGACGACAAATCATATTTTACAGTTTGCAGAAAAATATGGCAAGATTTTCAGCCTTAGAATTTTTGGACCAAGAATTGTCGTGTTGGATGGGTATAAACTCGTGAAGGAGGTGTATTTACAACAGGGTGACAACCTTGCTGATCGACCTATGTTAcctttattttatgatattgttGGAGACAAAGGTAAGTCTTCTTATATCTGAATGTTAAATTGGTAATTCAACATTTAACCATAAATGATCAATAATCAATTAACTGTAAAAGGTCTGTTTTGTGAACAGGTTTAGTTGCTTCCAGTGGGTATAAATGGAAGCAACAGAGAAGATTTGCACTCTCGACTCTTCGTAACTTCGGATTGGGAAAGAAAAGCCTGGAGCCGTCCATCAGTCTTGAATGTACCTTTCTGAATGAGGCCATTTCAAATGAACAAGGTATTTACTGAGGTTTGATTTgactacatttacatttgaaatcAGAAGCACAGTGTGATTAACAGCTTCTACTGTTCCAGGTCGACCATTTGACCCTCGCTTACTGCTGAACAACGCTGTTGCAAATGTGATCTGTGTGCTTGTGTTTGGTAATCGATTTGAGTACAGTGACAATGACTTCCAGTCTCTGTTGAAGAACATTAATGAAGCTGTGTTTTTGGAAGGAGGCATCTGTGCTctagtaaacatttttattttttaaaatttttaaatgttaatattgctCTCTTTTACTGCTCAGcttctctttcttcttctttctttagCTGTATAACATGTTCCCACGGCTCATGCGGCGAGTCCCTGGACCGCACAAGAAAGTTTTTAGTCTGTGGCGGGAGGTGATTGACTTTGTTCGAGAGAAGGTGAATGCACACAGAGTGGATTATGATCCATCAAATCCTCGAGACTACATTGACTGCTTCCTTGGAGAAATGGAAAAAGTAAGACCCTTTCTTAGGGGAGCATCAGTGGTGGAATGCACTGGTTATAATAatgtaactgaatttaattGCCTCTCTTTCATGTTGTTTAGCTTAAAGACGACACCGCTGCTGGGTTTGATGTGGAGAACTTGTGCATCTGTACTCTAGATTTGTTTGGAGCGGGGACTGAGACCACCTCCACCACTGTGTACTGGGGTCTTCTCTACATGATAAAATATCCTGAGATACAGGGTGAGAGCTTACTGTGAGAAACCATCTTAATGTGCAAATAACACATGGCATATGCTCACAGTCTTGTCTTGGACTTTCTCTGCGTTGTGTTTTCAGCCAAAGTTCAGGAGGAGATTGATCGTGTTGTTGGAGGGTCACGGCAGCCATCTTTATCAGACAAGGACAACATGCCCTACACCAATGCTGTTATTCATGAGATACAGAGGATTGGAAATATTATCCCAATAAATGTGGTCCGGGCTACTGTGGAAGACACTCAGATAGGAGAATACTCTATTCCAAAGGTTGGTCTAGTGACGTTTAATACacaataatgcatttttgtaactGACGCTTTTTTAGGCTCTGTTATAGTTTAAGCATAGTAAGAGTATCATTTTACTTCTGCAGGGCACAATAGTGACCGGTAATTTGACATCAGTGCTGTTTGATAAGTCCGAGTGGGAGACGCCTCACTCTTTTAACCCGGGTCACTTCCTGGATGCTGAGGGCAAATTCAGGAGAAGAGATgcctttttacctttttctcTAGGTACAGGATAACTCTGTTTTCTTGAAAGTAATACAAAGGTATATGTTGACAGTTCTTTATAAAAGGCCCTTATGAAAATAAACCCATATTGATTacccatcttttttttttttaatatttaggaaAGAGAGTGTGTCTTGGGGAGCAGCTGGCACGGATGGAGCTGTTCCTCTTTTTCTCCTCTCTGCTGCAGCGCTTCACTTTCTCTTCACCAGCGGGTGTGGAGCCCAGCTTGGATTACAAACTGGGGGCCACTCACTGTCCCCAGCCATATAAATTATGTGCAGTGCCACGCTAAAACAAGCAATACACCATACTATACCAAGCTAGTCGATTTGGTCAGTCACactttaaaaattcattttagcTTATCTATAGCAAACTTACAAATTACATAGAGCATGAATTTCTTGTGCAATGTCTAACAATAAACACTTTGAAAATAATTCACTATAAACTTGTCAACAGAATATCAAAGTAGGCTTTTATTGAACAAATTGAGGAGTAAATTTCTCACCCACTGCTTTAAAACAGATATTTGTTGGACCCGCACAATTGCAAGCACACAAGcagtttatattgtaaaatctATGTGtaggttttgttttgtataaatCAAGCAACATTTGGAAGTAAATCGTCCTCTTCCTGACATAAATGTAGAAGACTGAGCCGTTACAACGGAGCATCCTGCGGAtctaaaatgcattaaaataactaCATTGTCTGCATATTTACTTTTGAgttgaaaatataaattaaaaaaagttaaatcttTCAGTGGCTAGAGGTGGCCAGGCCCCTCTATCTCCCTCATATGGTACACCCAATCAATACACATAATTGTTATACAtttcagtgttgttgtttttttagttgttaaaaatttgtttaaaaaaaataaatttaaagacGATGTAATATGTGCACATACAAAAACTTTAGGCAGGTgccaaatcaaataaaacaccTCCCAGgaagcacacatacatctgcaagatgtctgtgaaagatcacttgatctggaaagcatctgttgtgtacaaacatctgacagatgtctttaagaagtcagttttacataccttctaaattataaacatcttaaagacatctaatagacatctatttgacatctgataggaaacgtccaatagacaaATTGCAggtgagcaaacactctaaaaaatgtgttttgcagatgtaaaaatcaatttaattaaaattaacacttttaacaGGCCTGTAGCCAGGGGGGGTTCGGGTGGTTCGAACGACCCACCCCTTCCAGCCAAAGGTCCAGAATttatgtacgttttttttttttactagagcAGATGCATTTACTcgcgagcactaaacagcgctgtgagatccagagtGAAGCGCTTGAATTCGATGAAGAGCACAATGACATGGCgatttaaacaaatgaaacggcgctgacaaacaggagaaacactgcgCAACGACAGTCAgaaatcagaaatcatttaatatggaTTACTTTTACTGTAATACTGACTGCACTATGGTATTGCGGCAGCATTGTGGGATATATCGAACTGTGTTATATTACtgtgtagacatgtattaaatctaAAGGAGTTatagaatataattacagtattttgtgattaatagcgtttgtgcatttatactaagaccactgttcttcatacaaatacctagaagccatgtagttcatttttataccattgaggtgaataattattattaataatttcatcatATAACAATAAGGTTGTTACcattttttacagatgttattgtttttgataatgaacattatcTGAGCTGTAAATCAGGATATCAGTTTAATATATTACTAGACATCTTGCTTGTTCCATATTAATTCTATTTCTGcatgtctttaaaaaagtaGCAAAAAGCCTTacatctgatttaaaaaaaaaaaaacctgcataaAATTTATTCCTTGATATTTGTAGTTTGAAAAGGAGGAAAGACTGCATAGGGCTCAGAGGTTGAAAGGGGCCCAGAATGGGGGCTCAGAAAACTCAGTGGAGGGTGTAGCATGGGTCAAGGAAGAACACAGTACATTCTGACCAGGGGTGGttctaaaatctttttttcagactgtcatcaactttttttgtttgttcaatttGCACAATGAACATGGGTTGGACTTCTTACTTTTGAGTTCATACACCAAATTAAtgcatttcactttaaaatgtgtaaaagttTCTCCTGGGGGGGCATGCCCCCACACCCCCCTACAGGGACACACATCCTCCCACCATTTGTATAGGTGTCAGTATAAAGAATCTGtgaatttattgcatttaaaatgtcattcatttcaTGAACTAACTTATTGCTCtaggtatttgtgtatatttactgaacaaggcGATATTTTGGTAAGCAGTCTGACaacattgtagtaaatatttttgatgaatcaaaaaatCATGCTTATTAAGATACCAGCAGACATGATAATACAGCACAAACTGGTGCATGACTAGTCACCAAAATGAAGTATTTGAACCGCatagttaaatacaaaatgggTGGGGATTGAAAAAGGTccactttttggaaaaaaagaaccCTCCCTTTCGCTAGGCTGACTACGGGCCtgtttaatgtaatttactcaccttcaagatGGTCTAAACCTGGATGAaattctttcttctgctgaacaaaaaagatattttgaaaaatgggtAACCATACATTTGCTATTTTGTGtcttttaatacatttagaTTTCCGTTGCTCTATGAAAAAAGCTGTACGTAAACACACTTGTCCAATGAATAAGTGTTCCCATACAGCACATTTGGAGCCCTGCCCACTTAGAGCTTCCTGGCTCCGAGCTCTTTAATATTTGTTTGCACTTTAACACAGTAAACCTACCTAAGAAATCCGGTAAGTGTCAGTCATGGACCTGTTGCAGCTTTACGAGTGGATCGATATCAAgagtattttgatattttcgtgtgtgtttttattgctgagtgattatataaaaaataaagcgcCGAAGAACTTTCCTCCTGGACCATGGTCTTTACCGATTATAGGACACCTTCATCATATCGACAACAGTAGGCTGCATCTTCAGTTCTCAGAGGTAAATACAATTCCAACTATCGCTAAAATAAGTGATTTTGAAAATGCATGTTCTAGTGGTTATTGACTGGAAACAGCGGCGTTAATCGCGTCATAAAATTGGCGAAAATGAAGCGCGGTTTGTATTTAACTACAACACCGAAAAGAAACTGCTTTACAAGCTTAATCAGCTAGCTATATCCACAGCATAAACATATTACAGTTACAGTTTCAACAACTCGGGGTGGACGCAGTTGTTGTAAATATTCCTGTCTTCCCAGAGCCTTATGGTTCCAGTgtttacaataaaatttaagGTCGGGCGCAACTGCAATAATATCTTAAACGTAAAATTAATCAGTCTGAATAAAGTATAGAGAATTAAGTTCATTTCTAAATAATAGATAACACAGTGTGCTGAATATATCATTTCAGGAGCTCTgacaacaaattatgttttacagTTTGCAGAAAAATACGGCAAGATTTTCAGCCTTAGAATTTTTGGACCAAGAATTGTCGTGTTGGATGGGTATAAACTCGTGAAGGAGGTGTATTTACAACAGGGTGACAACCTTGCTGATCGACCTATGTTACCTTTATTTTATGAGATTTTTGGAGACAAAGGTAAGTCTTTTTGTATGAATGTTTCAACATTTCACCTTAAATGATCAGTAATCAACTATAAAAGGTCTGTTTTGTGAACAGGTTTAGTTGCTGCCAGTGGGTATAAATGGAAGCAACAGAGGAAATTTACACTCTCGACTCTTCGAAACTTCGGATTGGGAAAGAAAAGCCTGGAGCCGTCCATCAGTCTTGAATGTACCTTTCTGAATGAGGCCATTTCAAATGAACAAGGTATTTactgatttactaaaaatgacatttgaaatCAGAAGCAGTGTGATGAACAGCAACTTCTGTTCCAGGTCGACCATTTGACCCTCGCTTACTGCTGAACAACGCTGTGTCAAATgtgatctgtgtgtttgtgtttggtaATCGGTTTGAGTACAGTGACAATGACTTCCAGTCTCTGTTAAAGAACATCAATGAAGCTATGTATTTGGAAGGAGGCATCTGTGCtcaagtaaacatttttattttaacatttttacatgttaACTTTGCTCTCTTTTACTGCTCAGCTtatctttcttcttctttctttagCTGTATAACATGTTCCCATGGCTCATGCGGCGAGTCCCTGGACCGCACAAGAAAATCCTTAGTCTGTGGCAGGAGGTGAGTGACTTTGTTCGAGAGAAGGTGAATGCACACAGAGTGGATTATGATCCATCAAATCCTCGAGACTACATTGACTGCTTCCTTGGAGAAATGGAAAAAGTAAGACCCTTTCTTAGGAGGGCATCAGTAAGTGGAAATCTCTGGTTATAATAATGTAACTGAATTAAATTGCCTCTGTTTCATATTGTTTAGCTTAAAGACGACACCACCGCTGGGTTTGATGTGGAGAACTTGTGCATCTGTACTCTGGATCTGTTTATAGCGGGAACTGAGACCACCTCCACCACTCTGTACTGGGGTCTTCTCTACATGATGAAATATCCTGAGATACAGGGTGAGAGCTGTGAGAAACTGCCTTCATGTGCACATAAAACGTGGCATATATTCACAGTCTTGGACTTTCTCTACATTGTGTTTTCAGCCAAAGTTCAGGAGGAGATTGATCGTGTTGTTGGAGGGTCACGGCAGCCATCTTTATCAGACAAGGACAACATGCCCTACACCAATGCTGTTATTCATGAGATACAGAGAATTGGAAATATTGTCCCAATGAATGTGGTCCGGGCTACTGTGGAAGACACTCAGATAGGAGAATACTCTATTCCAAAGGTTGGTCTAGTGACGTTTAATTCACGATAAGATTGTCAATTTAAgctattgtatttttgtaattaacatttatttttaggcTGTATTAGTTTAAGCATAGTAAGAGTGTAATATTACTTCTGCAGGGCACAATAGTGACCGGTAATTTGACATCAGTGCTGTTTGATGAGTCCGAGTGGGAGACGCCTCACTCTTTTAACCCGGGTCACTTCCTGGATGCTGAGGGCAAATTCAGGAGAAGAGATgcctttttacctttttctcTAGGTACAGGGTAACTCTGTTTCCTTGAAAGCAATACAAAGATATATGCTAACAGTTCTTTATAAAAGCCGCTATAATGATTAcccatcattttttttcacatttaggAAAGAGAGTGTGTCTTGGGGAGCAGCTGGCACGGATGGAGCTGTTCCTCTTTTTCTCTTCTCTGCTGCAGCGCTTCACTTTCTCTTCACCAGCGGGTGTGGAGCCCAGCTTGGATTTTAAACTGGGGGCCACTCACTGTCCCCAGCCATATGAATTATGTGCAGTGCCACGCTAAAACAAGCAATACACCATACTATACCAAGCTAGTCGATTTGGTCAGTCAcactttataaattcattttagcTTATCTATAGCAAACTCAAAAATTACATAGAGCAGCAGCAAGGGCGTGAGTCTGTCATGGCAACTAGATACAGCACACATGAATTCCTTGCACTATGTTTAGCAATAAACACGTTGAAAATAATGCACTATAAACTTGTTTGTCAACAGAATATCAAagtaggcttttttttttttgaggagtGAATTTCTCACCCACTGCTTTAAAACAGATATTTGTTGGACCCGCACAATTGCAGGCACACAAGcagtttatattgtaaaatcaatgtctgggttttgttttgtgtaaatCAAGCAACATTTGGAAGTAAATAGTCCTCTTCCTGACATAAAT
This is a stretch of genomic DNA from Labeo rohita strain BAU-BD-2019 chromosome 20, IGBB_LRoh.1.0, whole genome shotgun sequence. It encodes these proteins:
- the LOC127182753 gene encoding cytochrome P450 2J3: MDLLQLYEWIDIKSILIFSCVFLLLCDYIRSKAPKNFPPGPWSLPIIGDLHHIDSRRIHLQFTEFAEKYGKIFSLRIFGPRIVVLDGYKLVKEVYLQQGDNLADRPMLPLFYDIVGDKGLVASSGYKWKQQRRFALSTLRNFGLGKKSLEPSISLECTFLNEAISNEQGRPFDPRLLLNNAVANVICVLVFGNRFEYSDNDFQSLLKNINEAVFLEGGICALLYNMFPRLMRRVPGPHKKVFSLWREVIDFVREKVNAHRVDYDPSNPRDYIDCFLGEMEKLKDDTAAGFDVENLCICTLDLFGAGTETTSTTVYWGLLYMIKYPEIQAKVQEEIDRVVGGSRQPSLSDKDNMPYTNAVIHEIQRIGNIIPINVVRATVEDTQIGEYSIPKGTIVTGNLTSVLFDKSEWETPHSFNPGHFLDAEGKFRRRDAFLPFSLGKRVCLGEQLARMELFLFFSSLLQRFTFSSPAGVEPSLDYKLGATHCPQPYKLCAVPR
- the LOC127182754 gene encoding cytochrome P450 2J2-like encodes the protein MDLLQLYEWIDIKSILIFSCVFLLLSDYIKNKAPKNFPPGPWSLPIIGHLHHIDNSRLHLQFSEFAEKYGKIFSLRIFGPRIVVLDGYKLVKEVYLQQGDNLADRPMLPLFYEIFGDKGLVAASGYKWKQQRKFTLSTLRNFGLGKKSLEPSISLECTFLNEAISNEQGRPFDPRLLLNNAVSNVICVFVFGNRFEYSDNDFQSLLKNINEAMYLEGGICAQLYNMFPWLMRRVPGPHKKILSLWQEVSDFVREKVNAHRVDYDPSNPRDYIDCFLGEMEKLKDDTTAGFDVENLCICTLDLFIAGTETTSTTLYWGLLYMMKYPEIQAKVQEEIDRVVGGSRQPSLSDKDNMPYTNAVIHEIQRIGNIVPMNVVRATVEDTQIGEYSIPKGTIVTGNLTSVLFDESEWETPHSFNPGHFLDAEGKFRRRDAFLPFSLGKRVCLGEQLARMELFLFFSSLLQRFTFSSPAGVEPSLDFKLGATHCPQPYELCAVPR